From Streptomyces sp. Edi4, one genomic window encodes:
- a CDS encoding nuclear transport factor 2 family protein encodes MTTSEAVPEPKIEAINRFFSAYAANDVTAMSAVLAPDIEWTIPGHHPLSGTKHGVDEVLSFFGQLGKAGFQAESVFLGGDGEYVVDIHRGWTTQGVGRVDTMWALVWHFDADGQVDRVDNLSGDQHQMDTYVWANFPLAPLPARLARGQKELS; translated from the coding sequence ATGACGACGAGTGAAGCCGTGCCCGAACCGAAGATCGAGGCCATCAACCGCTTCTTCTCCGCCTACGCCGCCAACGACGTCACGGCGATGAGCGCGGTCCTGGCTCCGGACATCGAGTGGACCATTCCGGGCCACCACCCGTTGTCAGGGACCAAACACGGAGTCGACGAAGTGCTCAGCTTCTTCGGTCAGCTCGGCAAGGCGGGCTTCCAGGCCGAATCCGTATTTCTCGGCGGCGACGGTGAGTACGTCGTAGACATCCACCGGGGCTGGACGACCCAGGGCGTGGGCCGAGTCGACACGATGTGGGCGCTGGTGTGGCACTTCGACGCCGACGGCCAGGTCGACCGGGTGGACAACCTCAGCGGAGACCAACACCAGATGGACACCTACGTCTGGGCCAACTTCCCGTTGGCCCCCCTTCCGGCCCGCCTCGCCCGTGGACAGAAGGAATTGTCATGA
- a CDS encoding helix-turn-helix domain-containing protein — protein MAPVKGDYQDLVDEISALLGAPATLENRDFGLIAFGAHDSDSGFGELTLDPVRTRSILTRKSTPAVRAWFEGFGITRATAPVRIPAAPDAGVLRARICLPVRHRGVALGYVWLLDDEPGPGEDKLAAAMEVAARIGVLLADEAQAGADLSREFRAALTAERGWQRDTATAALTAALGPDAEGLHALVCVAPWGAGDAPSARTVPGAAAVCALPWDLAARDGGQWLAALVRLRSADALAPARTAAERLRGEAGADAAAGVAPARRGLADLALSCREATSAVRAALAEPRLGPIAQWSAIGPYRMLTALPPAHEQDPAVRALLTASHAELAHTAEVFLDCAGQAGRAAAALGIHRQTLYYRLSRVEHLTGLDLDQGEDRLLLHMALKAARL, from the coding sequence ATGGCTCCCGTGAAGGGCGACTACCAGGATCTGGTCGATGAAATCTCGGCGCTGCTCGGCGCTCCCGCGACGCTGGAGAACCGGGATTTCGGGCTGATCGCCTTCGGCGCGCACGATTCCGACAGCGGTTTCGGCGAGCTCACACTCGACCCGGTGCGCACCCGCTCCATCCTGACCAGGAAGTCCACCCCGGCCGTCCGCGCCTGGTTCGAGGGGTTCGGCATCACCCGCGCCACCGCCCCCGTCCGTATCCCGGCCGCGCCCGACGCCGGGGTCCTGCGCGCCCGGATCTGTCTTCCGGTACGCCACCGGGGCGTCGCGCTCGGATACGTCTGGCTGCTCGACGACGAGCCGGGGCCCGGCGAGGACAAGCTGGCCGCCGCGATGGAGGTGGCCGCGCGGATCGGGGTGCTGCTCGCGGACGAGGCACAGGCGGGCGCCGACCTCTCGCGCGAGTTCCGGGCGGCCCTGACCGCCGAGCGCGGCTGGCAGCGCGACACCGCGACGGCCGCCCTGACGGCGGCGCTCGGGCCCGACGCCGAGGGCCTGCACGCCCTGGTGTGTGTCGCGCCCTGGGGTGCGGGCGATGCCCCCTCGGCGCGTACGGTGCCGGGCGCGGCGGCGGTGTGCGCGCTGCCGTGGGACTTGGCCGCACGGGACGGCGGGCAGTGGCTGGCCGCGCTGGTGCGGCTGCGCTCCGCGGACGCGCTCGCCCCGGCGAGGACGGCGGCGGAACGGCTGCGCGGCGAGGCGGGGGCCGACGCGGCGGCCGGGGTGGCGCCGGCCCGCAGGGGCCTGGCCGACCTCGCGCTGTCCTGCCGCGAGGCAACCTCCGCCGTGCGCGCGGCACTTGCCGAGCCCCGGCTCGGGCCAATCGCCCAGTGGTCGGCGATCGGACCGTACCGGATGCTGACCGCGCTGCCCCCCGCCCACGAGCAGGACCCGGCGGTGCGCGCGCTGTTGACCGCATCGCACGCCGAACTCGCCCACACCGCCGAGGTGTTCCTCGACTGCGCGGGCCAGGCGGGCCGCGCGGCGGCCGCGCTCGGCATCCACCGCCAGACCCTCTACTACCGCCTCTCGCGCGTCGAGCACCTGACCGGCCTCGACCTGGACCAGGGCGAGGACCGGCTGCTGTTGCACATGGCCCTGAAGGCCGCCCGGCTCTGA
- a CDS encoding short chain dehydrogenase — MKILVIGATGTIGRAVADALATEHEVIRASRNAGTRVDLGIPASIDALFGSVGTVDAVICCAAGGRLTPLSSPSDDAFTLGLEGKLLGQVALVRRAVDHVRDGGSITLTSGTFQEPTPGSSFGALVNAGLEAFVRAAAIEMPRGLRVNVVSPGWVKETLEELGMDPRGGTPVRDVAHAYVEVVMGQTQGRTLTPSPR, encoded by the coding sequence ATGAAGATCCTCGTGATCGGGGCGACCGGCACCATCGGCCGCGCGGTCGCAGACGCGCTGGCGACCGAGCATGAGGTGATACGGGCTTCACGCAACGCCGGCACGCGGGTCGACCTGGGAATACCGGCCTCCATCGACGCCCTCTTCGGCTCCGTCGGCACCGTGGACGCGGTCATCTGCTGCGCGGCCGGCGGTCGGCTGACCCCACTCTCGTCTCCTTCGGACGACGCATTCACTCTCGGCCTGGAAGGCAAACTGCTGGGGCAGGTGGCGTTGGTCCGCCGGGCAGTGGATCACGTCAGGGACGGGGGGTCCATCACCCTCACCAGCGGTACCTTTCAGGAGCCCACGCCGGGCAGCTCGTTCGGCGCTCTTGTCAACGCCGGACTGGAGGCGTTCGTCCGGGCCGCGGCCATCGAGATGCCTCGCGGGCTGAGAGTGAACGTCGTCAGCCCGGGATGGGTGAAGGAGACGCTCGAAGAGCTGGGCATGGACCCCAGGGGAGGCACACCGGTGAGAGACGTCGCCCACGCCTACGTCGAGGTGGTCATGGGACAGACGCAGGGACGCACCTTGACCCCTTCGCCCCGCTGA
- a CDS encoding proline dehydrogenase family protein encodes MLGPVILAASRSDKMRRLVSAAPMTKPVVNRFIPGETVGQVVPIIEETVAKGLELTLDVVGEDITTPEQAAHARDAYLELIERLKELGHGPKAEMSVKLSMFGQSLPSPATALDGGPSGPAATFPGGHELALANVRPVVEAAAAIGTTVTLDAEDHTTLDSMFAIHEELRKDFPETGCVIQAYLFRTEADARRLAAAGSRVRIVKGAYKEPAEVAYQNKSETDKAYVRILKILMEGEGYPMIGSHDPRLIAIGQELARRAGRKLDEYEFQMLYGIRSEEHLRLAAEGHRMRVYTAYGTDWYGYFMRRLAEKPANLLFFVRSMITKN; translated from the coding sequence GTGCTGGGTCCCGTGATCCTCGCCGCGTCGCGCAGCGACAAGATGCGCAGGCTTGTTTCGGCTGCCCCGATGACCAAGCCCGTGGTGAACCGGTTCATCCCCGGTGAGACGGTCGGGCAGGTCGTGCCGATCATCGAGGAGACCGTCGCCAAGGGCCTTGAGCTGACCCTGGACGTGGTGGGCGAGGACATCACCACCCCCGAGCAGGCCGCCCACGCGCGCGACGCCTATCTGGAGCTCATCGAACGCCTCAAGGAGCTCGGCCACGGCCCCAAGGCCGAGATGTCCGTGAAGCTCTCCATGTTCGGCCAGTCCCTCCCGTCGCCCGCCACCGCCCTCGACGGAGGGCCCTCCGGGCCCGCTGCCACATTCCCCGGCGGCCACGAGCTGGCCCTGGCCAATGTGCGCCCCGTCGTCGAGGCCGCCGCCGCGATCGGCACCACGGTCACCCTGGACGCCGAGGACCACACCACCCTCGACTCGATGTTCGCCATCCACGAGGAGCTGCGGAAGGACTTCCCGGAGACCGGCTGCGTCATCCAGGCCTATCTCTTCCGCACCGAGGCCGACGCCCGCCGCCTTGCCGCCGCGGGCAGCCGGGTGCGTATCGTGAAGGGCGCCTACAAGGAGCCCGCCGAGGTCGCCTACCAGAACAAGAGCGAGACCGACAAGGCGTACGTCCGCATCCTGAAGATCCTCATGGAGGGCGAGGGCTACCCGATGATCGGGTCCCACGACCCGCGTCTGATAGCCATCGGACAGGAGCTCGCGCGGCGTGCGGGGCGCAAGCTGGATGAGTACGAGTTCCAGATGCTCTACGGGATCCGCAGCGAGGAGCACCTGCGGCTCGCCGCCGAGGGCCACCGGATGCGTGTCTACACCGCGTACGGCACCGACTGGTACGGCTACTTCATGCGGCGCCTCGCGGAGAAGCCGGCCAACCTG
- a CDS encoding LysR family transcriptional regulator, with product MDVDTRLLRYFATVVEEGNLTRAAARLYLSQPALTKQIRRLEAQLGVDLFIRSRAGMTPTEAGEALAVHAGAVLTAWENALRVTRAATARAARALRVGFVASAANEQTRLIIADFARRRPGRRVQMRQTEWTDPTAGLATGDVDVALLRLPVPAQSDFDVEVLLTEPRWIALPAGHRLAGNDRIRFRDLYDEPFVATPAESGEWRDYWLATDEREGHPVRIGAVAHHPDEWLNAIAHGQGVSLTPEATARFYQRPDIVYRPVTGVSPSRIAVARFRTQRDDTVDAFVRSCRAVCGDGSPAGGPTMDR from the coding sequence ATGGATGTCGACACCCGCTTGTTGCGGTACTTCGCCACGGTGGTCGAGGAAGGCAACCTCACACGGGCCGCCGCACGGCTCTACCTCTCTCAGCCCGCGCTGACGAAACAGATACGGCGGCTGGAAGCCCAGCTGGGAGTGGACCTGTTCATCCGTTCCCGTGCGGGCATGACCCCCACCGAGGCCGGTGAGGCTCTGGCCGTCCACGCCGGCGCCGTGCTGACCGCTTGGGAGAACGCGCTGCGCGTCACCCGGGCGGCCACGGCCCGGGCCGCACGGGCGCTACGGGTCGGCTTCGTGGCCAGCGCCGCCAACGAGCAGACCCGGCTGATCATCGCCGATTTCGCCCGACGGCGCCCCGGCCGGCGGGTCCAGATGCGACAGACCGAGTGGACCGACCCCACCGCCGGACTGGCCACCGGCGACGTCGACGTGGCGCTGCTGCGCCTGCCAGTGCCGGCGCAGAGCGACTTCGACGTCGAGGTGCTGCTGACCGAGCCGCGCTGGATCGCCCTGCCCGCAGGGCATCGCCTCGCGGGGAACGATCGGATCCGGTTCCGGGATCTGTACGACGAACCCTTCGTGGCGACTCCCGCCGAGTCGGGGGAATGGCGCGACTACTGGCTCGCGACCGATGAGCGCGAGGGGCACCCGGTGCGCATCGGCGCGGTCGCGCACCACCCCGATGAATGGCTCAACGCGATCGCCCACGGCCAGGGCGTCAGCCTCACCCCCGAGGCGACCGCCCGCTTCTACCAGCGCCCGGACATCGTCTACCGGCCCGTCACGGGCGTCAGCCCCAGCCGGATCGCCGTCGCCAGATTCCGTACCCAACGGGACGACACCGTCGACGCCTTCGTCCGCAGCTGCCGTGCCGTATGCGGAGACGGCAGTCCCGCGGGCGGCCCGACCATGGACAGGTGA